The Microcoleus sp. AS-A8 genome has a window encoding:
- the cobM gene encoding precorrin-4 C(11)-methyltransferase, which yields MSHSTDSTPPENAILPLAPAVYIIGAGPGDPELLTVKAQKILAQADVIVLADSLVPPQMLQGVRPDAELVRTGNKTLEEIVPLMIERVRSQKSVVRLHSGDLSLYSAIHEQMQALAEASIPFELIPGISAFQAAAAKLGVELTVPGLVQSIILTRISGRASAVPESEELASLAAHQASLCLYLSARHVEDAQAKLLEHYPADTPVAVCFRIGWPDEKIWLVPLEQMAALTQVENLIRTTLYLISPALRTARNELTSQTEFSRSTPESVDAGQELARSRLYHPEHSHLFRPSRPVR from the coding sequence ATGTCTCACTCCACTGACTCCACTCCACCTGAAAACGCCATTCTTCCTCTAGCACCTGCCGTTTACATCATTGGTGCAGGGCCAGGAGACCCAGAGTTATTGACCGTTAAAGCACAGAAAATTCTCGCCCAAGCGGATGTGATTGTGTTGGCGGATTCCCTCGTACCCCCGCAGATGTTGCAGGGTGTCCGTCCCGATGCTGAGCTGGTTCGCACGGGGAATAAAACCCTAGAAGAGATTGTGCCATTGATGATTGAACGGGTGCGATCGCAAAAATCAGTCGTTCGTTTACATTCGGGCGACCTGAGTCTCTACAGCGCCATTCATGAGCAAATGCAAGCCCTTGCCGAAGCCTCCATCCCGTTTGAACTCATTCCAGGGATTAGCGCCTTCCAAGCCGCCGCCGCTAAACTCGGTGTTGAGTTAACAGTGCCGGGACTGGTACAATCCATCATTCTCACTCGCATCAGTGGACGTGCTTCGGCTGTCCCGGAGTCAGAAGAACTGGCTTCTTTAGCTGCTCATCAAGCCAGTTTGTGCCTCTACCTCAGCGCCCGTCATGTCGAAGACGCTCAAGCCAAACTGCTAGAACATTACCCAGCCGATACCCCTGTCGCCGTTTGCTTCCGCATCGGATGGCCGGATGAGAAAATCTGGCTGGTTCCCCTAGAACAGATGGCGGCACTGACGCAAGTAGAAAATCTAATTCGGACAACCCTTTATCTGATTAGTCCAGCGTTGAGAACAGCAAGAAACGAATTGACATCCCAGACGGAATTCAGCCGTAGTACCCCTGAAAGCGTAGACGCTGGGCAGGAATTAGCTCGTTCCCGTCTGTACCATCCCGAACACTCCCATTTGTTTCGACCCTCTCGCCCTGTTCGATAA
- a CDS encoding DUF4184 family protein, translating into MPFTLAHPIAAAPIWLCSKRRLDLPSLLVGSMIPDIEYFLTLQPHRTIGHTLLGILIQGLPCSIVLLLITRYVLMRPFLALLPRQLAQRFPTIRSYFPLQIKHLFNVVASVLIGAVSHLVWDDFTHDGGWVVPHSKLLQYQLGAMPVYQLLQYGSGVIGVFALLLWLSRRLNQEVPCNRVETLAPRWRGLTIICIALCAVVFTWVAVEIHHIAGETFIETFVRAVLGSISGLFLGLLLYSAVFWMLKSFKSNSRAT; encoded by the coding sequence ATGCCTTTTACCCTCGCGCATCCCATAGCTGCTGCTCCGATTTGGCTGTGCTCGAAAAGAAGACTAGATTTGCCAAGCCTCTTAGTTGGGTCGATGATTCCCGACATTGAATACTTCTTGACTTTACAACCCCATAGAACAATTGGACATACGCTTCTAGGAATATTAATTCAAGGGCTTCCTTGTTCGATAGTACTCTTATTAATTACTCGTTATGTTTTGATGCGTCCATTCTTGGCTCTTCTTCCCCGGCAATTAGCTCAACGATTTCCAACCATAAGGAGCTATTTTCCTTTACAAATCAAGCATCTTTTTAATGTTGTAGCGTCAGTTTTGATTGGGGCAGTTAGCCATTTGGTTTGGGATGATTTTACTCATGATGGTGGCTGGGTTGTCCCTCATTCAAAGCTGCTTCAATATCAGCTTGGGGCTATGCCAGTTTATCAATTACTTCAATATGGAAGTGGAGTTATTGGAGTTTTCGCTCTGTTGTTATGGCTATCAAGAAGGCTAAATCAAGAAGTGCCTTGTAACCGTGTTGAAACATTAGCTCCTCGCTGGAGAGGATTAACAATCATCTGCATTGCCCTATGCGCTGTCGTCTTTACTTGGGTCGCTGTAGAGATACATCATATTGCAGGTGAAACCTTCATAGAGACATTCGTCAGAGCAGTACTTGGTTCTATTTCTGGATTATTTCTAGGATTATTGCTGTACTCAGCCGTATTTTGGATGCTAAAGAGTTTCAAATCCAATTCCAGAGCAACTTAG
- a CDS encoding phenylpyruvate tautomerase MIF-related protein, producing the protein MPLIKVQTSADAPESTAVEGLLKILSSKLAQHVGKPESYVMTAFEPNVAMTFGGTIEPTCYIEVKSIGSMSPAQTKAMSQDFCQTISEKLGVSINRIYIEFADAKGAMWGWNGSTFG; encoded by the coding sequence ATGCCTCTGATTAAGGTGCAAACTTCTGCTGATGCTCCAGAATCAACAGCCGTTGAAGGGTTGCTGAAGATTCTTTCTAGCAAATTAGCCCAGCATGTGGGTAAGCCGGAATCTTATGTGATGACGGCATTTGAACCCAATGTCGCGATGACGTTTGGGGGTACAATCGAGCCAACCTGTTACATAGAAGTGAAAAGTATTGGCTCCATGAGTCCCGCGCAAACTAAAGCCATGAGTCAGGATTTTTGCCAGACGATTAGCGAAAAGCTCGGCGTGTCTATCAATCGAATCTATATCGAATTTGCCGATGCGAAAGGGGCGATGTGGGGTTGGAATGGCTCAACGTTTGGCTAA
- the rlmN gene encoding 23S rRNA (adenine(2503)-C(2))-methyltransferase RlmN produces the protein MTEVDQSAQSQATSIPPLLGASLAELTEWVQQQGQPAYRGRQLHQWIYQKGARSLSEISVFSKQWREVVADVSIGRSTLHYRSQSPDGTVKYLLRLADGHIIETVGIPTFARGGEEAWDGWDDNFSVNSKSQISNPKSKERLTVCVSSQVGCPMACDFCATGKGGFSRNLKRHEIVDQVLTVQEDFGQRVSNVVFMGMGEPLLNLDAVLGAVKSINQDVGIGMRSLTISTVGVPGRIRQLAEHHLQITLAISLHASNQALREQLIPTAKRYPLEALLEECREYVQLTGRRVTFEYILLSELNDLPEHAIELAGHLRGFQSHVNLIPYNPISEVDYQRPTPRRIQAFVEALEKHHIAVSVRRSRGLEKDAACGQLRASKIPQPL, from the coding sequence GTGACTGAGGTAGATCAATCGGCTCAGTCACAGGCAACCTCAATTCCTCCGCTTTTGGGCGCGTCGTTAGCCGAGTTAACCGAATGGGTGCAACAACAGGGACAACCCGCTTATCGAGGGCGTCAACTGCACCAGTGGATTTATCAAAAAGGTGCGCGATCGCTCTCAGAAATTTCCGTTTTTTCTAAGCAGTGGCGGGAAGTTGTTGCTGATGTTTCCATTGGTCGTTCTACATTACACTATCGCTCACAATCCCCCGATGGTACCGTAAAGTACCTGCTGCGACTAGCAGATGGTCACATTATCGAAACCGTCGGTATTCCCACCTTTGCCAGAGGAGGAGAGGAAGCTTGGGATGGATGGGACGATAACTTTTCCGTTAATTCAAAATCTCAAATCTCAAATCCAAAATCCAAAGAACGTCTCACTGTTTGCGTTTCCTCCCAAGTGGGTTGTCCCATGGCATGTGACTTCTGTGCCACTGGCAAAGGAGGATTTAGCCGCAATCTCAAACGCCATGAAATAGTCGATCAAGTCTTAACCGTTCAGGAAGACTTTGGACAACGTGTCAGCAATGTGGTGTTCATGGGGATGGGAGAACCATTGCTGAATCTCGATGCGGTTTTGGGTGCGGTGAAGTCAATTAATCAAGATGTGGGAATTGGAATGCGATCGCTAACCATTTCCACCGTCGGCGTTCCCGGACGAATTCGCCAACTCGCCGAACATCACCTACAAATCACCTTAGCCATCAGCCTCCATGCCTCAAACCAGGCATTGCGAGAGCAACTCATCCCCACAGCGAAGCGCTATCCCTTAGAGGCTCTGTTAGAAGAGTGCCGGGAATACGTACAATTAACAGGTCGTCGGGTAACGTTTGAATATATCCTCCTCTCTGAACTGAATGACCTCCCCGAACACGCCATTGAGTTGGCAGGACATCTGCGAGGGTTCCAGAGTCACGTTAATCTGATTCCCTACAATCCTATCAGTGAAGTCGATTACCAGCGTCCGACACCTCGAAGAATTCAAGCCTTTGTCGAGGCACTAGAAAAGCATCACATTGCGGTTAGTGTGCGCCGTTCTCGCGGACTGGAAAAAGATGCCGCCTGCGGACAATTACGCGCTTCAAAAATTCCTCAACCTCTGTAA
- a CDS encoding zf-TFIIB domain-containing protein, whose product MNSTICPKCRGRLEPVVWAGIEIDRCLGCKGIWFDSLEAEKLKTIQGSEGLDIGDQEIGSQLDHLKGDIQCPRCRTKMTRLVDIDQYCIWYEICPKCQGVWLDAGEFTQFKDNFKPKGFLGHISQVFRQGSH is encoded by the coding sequence ATGAATTCAACCATCTGCCCAAAATGTAGAGGACGCTTAGAGCCAGTCGTCTGGGCTGGAATCGAAATAGACCGTTGCCTCGGTTGCAAAGGAATTTGGTTTGATTCCCTTGAGGCGGAAAAGCTCAAAACGATTCAAGGTTCTGAAGGCTTGGATATTGGCGACCAAGAAATTGGCAGCCAACTCGATCATCTAAAGGGCGATATTCAATGCCCTCGTTGCCGAACGAAAATGACTCGCCTGGTGGACATTGACCAGTACTGTATCTGGTATGAAATATGCCCCAAGTGCCAAGGTGTCTGGTTAGATGCCGGTGAATTTACCCAGTTTAAGGACAATTTCAAGCCTAAGGGCTTTCTCGGACACATCAGTCAAGTGTTTCGCCAAGGTAGTCATTAG
- a CDS encoding flavin reductase family protein encodes MLDEQAKKTMLRKIPHGLHICGVKEGEEMNGFTVSWVMQSSFEPPLVVNCIKKDSGSHEMLKNTGVFTLSFLESGQKDMAAKFFKPQRRVGNKLEDVDFYEGAETGCPIISDSLGYVECKVVASVEQGDHTVFVAQVIGAGVHREGEPLLLESTGWNYGG; translated from the coding sequence TTGCTAGACGAACAAGCGAAAAAGACAATGCTGCGGAAGATTCCTCACGGTCTTCATATCTGCGGAGTGAAAGAGGGTGAGGAAATGAATGGTTTCACGGTGAGCTGGGTGATGCAGTCCTCGTTTGAGCCGCCCTTGGTGGTGAATTGCATTAAAAAAGATAGTGGCTCTCATGAAATGCTGAAAAACACTGGGGTGTTTACTCTCAGCTTCCTAGAGAGTGGACAAAAGGACATGGCGGCGAAATTTTTCAAGCCGCAGAGGCGAGTCGGCAATAAGTTGGAAGATGTGGATTTCTATGAGGGAGCTGAAACGGGCTGTCCCATTATTTCTGATTCCCTTGGTTACGTTGAATGTAAGGTGGTAGCCTCTGTAGAACAAGGTGACCATACGGTGTTTGTTGCTCAAGTGATTGGTGCAGGTGTCCACCGCGAGGGTGAGCCGCTTTTGCTGGAAAGCACCGGCTGGAATTACGGTGGATAG
- a CDS encoding NACHT domain-containing NTPase, with translation MRLGLGTKTNFANAKRLSRTTVTKFFKCQPIQLDSFQRICEELALPWSEIIELSENAELVLSTEEQSSSSIQSSTSDIDALVREVRQRIQPYIQERCGTMRVLDMSQPIGLGDIYTNVNILEKITGRRGLEVAELIRNADPEKFERFCLGDVRERRVPGLKAVEQFSKLMILGKPGAGKTTFLKHLAIQCIGGTFQSDRVPVFITLKDFAEADGKPKLLKYIDQFAISPVGAGLVPARHQEAEHPQEVPLQRIVDAGRALILLDGLDEVRDADSSRVLHQIREFSQQFIQNQFLITCRIAAREYTFEQFTEVEIADFDDEQIADFSDKWFRCKNDPIKAERFLQKLKEDAPIRELATSPLLLTLLCLVFEDSGRFPTNRAELYENGVNVLLKKWDVKRDIERDQVYKRLSLKRKEDLLSQIARTTFEAGNYFFKQREVERYISQYIQNLPDASTDPEALELDSVAVLKSIEAQHGLFVERARGIYSFSHLTFHEYFTARKIVTSCNPYAVDDAMLQKLVNHITEKRWREVILLATGMLDSADALLQLMKAKIDRLIVEDKKLKEFFVWINQKTIPFYSTQFGYKIAAIRTFYLSLVNSFLNFGKQSTYVERRGNNYDIRPYQEDDTIGFDIRVDVDFIYVLDVRLCNAIFVIPNPYIRQLRLDELLFRDLEVFRDYEFFGEPKISEYYISTCNEVIKNCDILNDGWSLALKKNLKIIRGKFFSAYTNKEIEQIRSANVSQEEFINWVNKMRKVMIEYRNIGHDWQFSDEQKERLQQYYDANKLLVDCLNSDCYVSRAVRQEIEETLLLPIAEIQKRQQRG, from the coding sequence GTGCGGCTAGGTCTTGGAACAAAGACGAATTTTGCAAACGCTAAACGTCTTTCTCGAACAACAGTAACCAAGTTTTTCAAATGCCAGCCAATTCAACTTGATTCCTTCCAGAGAATATGTGAAGAGCTGGCTTTACCCTGGAGCGAGATTATCGAGCTCTCGGAAAATGCCGAACTTGTACTCAGCACAGAAGAACAAAGCAGTAGTTCAATTCAAAGCAGCACTTCTGATATTGATGCGCTAGTGCGGGAAGTGCGGCAGAGGATACAGCCCTACATTCAGGAACGCTGCGGCACAATGCGGGTGCTGGACATGAGTCAGCCGATTGGTTTGGGTGACATTTACACAAACGTCAACATTCTGGAGAAAATCACGGGGCGCAGAGGACTGGAAGTGGCGGAACTGATACGGAATGCTGACCCAGAGAAGTTTGAGCGCTTTTGTTTGGGGGATGTGCGAGAGCGGCGAGTACCGGGACTGAAGGCGGTTGAGCAGTTCTCGAAGTTGATGATTCTGGGCAAACCGGGTGCGGGAAAGACTACCTTCCTGAAGCATCTGGCAATTCAGTGTATCGGAGGGACGTTTCAGAGCGATCGCGTTCCGGTGTTCATCACCCTGAAGGATTTTGCAGAAGCCGATGGTAAACCCAAGTTGTTGAAATACATCGATCAGTTTGCCATATCCCCCGTAGGGGCAGGTCTTGTGCCTGCCCGACACCAGGAAGCAGAGCACCCGCAAGAGGTACCTCTACAAAGGATTGTGGATGCAGGTAGAGCATTGATTTTGTTAGACGGATTGGATGAGGTCAGAGATGCCGATAGCAGTCGGGTGTTGCACCAAATTCGGGAATTTTCACAGCAGTTTATCCAGAATCAATTCCTCATCACCTGTCGCATCGCAGCACGAGAATACACCTTCGAGCAATTCACCGAGGTAGAAATTGCCGACTTTGACGACGAGCAAATTGCTGATTTTTCTGATAAATGGTTTCGCTGTAAAAACGACCCCATCAAAGCAGAACGCTTTTTGCAAAAGTTAAAGGAAGACGCACCGATCCGGGAACTGGCAACCAGTCCACTATTACTAACGCTATTGTGTTTGGTGTTTGAAGACTCCGGCAGATTTCCCACCAATCGCGCCGAACTTTATGAAAATGGCGTGAATGTGTTGCTGAAAAAATGGGACGTGAAGCGCGATATTGAGCGAGATCAGGTTTACAAGCGACTGTCGCTGAAGCGGAAGGAAGATTTACTCAGTCAGATTGCCCGCACTACGTTTGAAGCAGGAAATTACTTTTTCAAGCAACGGGAAGTAGAACGCTACATTAGCCAGTACATCCAAAATCTACCTGATGCTAGTACTGACCCAGAGGCACTGGAACTGGACAGCGTAGCAGTGTTGAAGTCGATTGAGGCGCAGCATGGATTGTTTGTGGAACGGGCACGAGGTATCTATTCCTTCTCGCACCTGACGTTTCACGAATATTTCACCGCACGTAAGATTGTAACGAGCTGCAATCCCTATGCTGTCGATGATGCCATGCTTCAAAAATTAGTCAACCACATTACTGAAAAACGCTGGCGAGAAGTTATTTTACTAGCAACTGGAATGTTGGATAGTGCGGATGCTTTACTTCAATTAATGAAAGCAAAGATTGATAGACTGATAGTAGAAGATAAAAAATTAAAAGAGTTTTTTGTTTGGATTAACCAAAAAACTATACCATTTTATAGTACTCAATTTGGGTATAAAATAGCAGCTATTCGCACCTTCTATCTAAGTTTAGTTAATTCGTTCCTTAATTTTGGAAAACAAAGTACTTATGTAGAGCGTCGGGGAAATAACTATGATATTAGACCTTATCAAGAAGATGATACTATAGGCTTTGATATTAGAGTGGATGTAGATTTTATTTATGTACTTGACGTTAGATTATGTAATGCTATATTCGTTATTCCAAACCCATATATACGTCAACTGAGATTGGACGAATTACTCTTTAGAGATCTTGAAGTCTTTCGAGACTATGAATTCTTTGGAGAACCTAAAATCTCAGAATATTATATCTCAACTTGTAATGAAGTTATAAAAAATTGCGATATTTTGAATGATGGCTGGAGTTTAGCTTTAAAAAAGAACCTTAAAATCATTAGAGGAAAATTCTTTTCTGCATACACTAATAAAGAAATTGAACAAATTCGATCAGCTAATGTTAGTCAAGAAGAATTTATTAATTGGGTTAATAAAATGAGAAAAGTGATGATTGAGTATCGCAATATTGGGCATGATTGGCAGTTCAGTGATGAACAAAAAGAACGGTTGCAGCAGTATTACGATGCTAATAAGCTGCTGGTGGATTGTTTGAATAGCGATTGTTACGTCAGTCGGGCAGTGCGGCAGGAGATTGAGGAGACATTATTGTTGCCGATCGCGGAAATTCAAAAACGGCAGCAGCGAGGATAA
- a CDS encoding replication restart DNA helicase PriA, with translation MKITQKVRCPNCGSHAERHFFQITHITQTQCPACDYLMINCTRTGRVVEAYAPGIYAHR, from the coding sequence ATGAAGATAACACAAAAAGTTCGTTGCCCTAATTGTGGCAGTCATGCAGAAAGGCATTTTTTCCAAATAACTCACATTACCCAGACTCAATGCCCTGCCTGTGACTACTTGATGATTAACTGCACTCGCACGGGCCGAGTCGTTGAGGCTTACGCTCCTGGAATTTATGCTCATCGCTAG
- a CDS encoding Fe2+-dependent dioxygenase: MIFSIDNVLTPEELQFIVSSLEKADFVDGKTTAGWHAKFVKNNMQLQREATYAKDLRELVETALRRNALFQSAIQPKIIHSVLFSRYETGMSYGRHVDNALMGNQEFLRSDVSFTLFLSSPSTYQGGELIIEYSDGDRAYKLEAGSMIVYPSSTLHQVETVTEGVRLAAVGWVQSLVRDANEREILFDLDTVRRSIFAKEGKNIEFDLISKSYANLLRKWAE, translated from the coding sequence ATGATTTTCTCTATTGACAATGTTCTTACCCCAGAGGAACTGCAATTTATAGTTAGCAGCCTTGAGAAAGCTGATTTTGTAGATGGCAAAACGACAGCAGGCTGGCACGCCAAATTTGTTAAAAACAATATGCAGCTCCAGCGTGAGGCAACTTATGCCAAAGATCTACGAGAACTGGTAGAGACGGCTCTCCGGCGCAATGCCTTATTTCAAAGTGCAATCCAGCCTAAAATTATACACTCGGTGCTGTTTAGCCGCTATGAAACGGGCATGTCGTATGGTAGACACGTTGATAATGCTCTGATGGGCAATCAAGAGTTTTTGCGATCGGATGTGTCTTTCACTCTATTCCTCAGTTCCCCCTCTACCTATCAAGGCGGGGAGTTAATTATTGAATACAGCGATGGCGATCGCGCTTACAAACTGGAAGCGGGTTCGATGATTGTTTACCCTTCCTCAACGCTGCATCAGGTAGAGACTGTAACTGAAGGTGTGAGGTTAGCGGCTGTTGGCTGGGTTCAAAGCTTAGTTCGTGATGCAAATGAACGGGAAATTTTGTTTGATTTGGATACAGTTCGTCGGTCAATCTTTGCTAAAGAGGGTAAGAATATTGAGTTTGATTTAATCTCAAAAAGCTATGCGAATTTGCTGCGGAAATGGGCTGAATGA
- the lgt gene encoding prolipoprotein diacylglyceryl transferase gives MLQAMSPLTLAFQFASPGPILVQLGPIAIRWYGLLIASAVLIGVTLSQYLAKRRNVDPNLVGDLAICLVIAAIPCARLYYVLFEWEQYAQNPLQAFAIWKGGIAIHGAILGGIVAAIIFARIQKISVWLLADLVVPSLILGQAIGRWGNFFNSEAFGRPTDLPWKLYIPPQQRPLEFINYDYFHPTFLYESLWNLMVFAILMTLFFRDLKRKPHLKVGTLALVYMVAYSLGRFWIEGLRTDSLMIGPLRMAQIISLVEITLGLLGLAWLYLRRRSLPDVVSVDNRQWDTRSDV, from the coding sequence ATGCTACAAGCCATGTCCCCTCTGACTCTGGCGTTTCAATTTGCTTCTCCAGGCCCCATTCTGGTTCAACTAGGACCGATCGCCATTCGCTGGTACGGTTTGTTAATTGCCTCAGCCGTATTAATCGGAGTCACTCTGTCCCAATACTTGGCAAAGCGCCGTAACGTTGACCCAAACTTGGTAGGTGACTTGGCAATCTGCCTGGTGATTGCGGCAATTCCCTGTGCCAGACTCTACTACGTCCTGTTTGAATGGGAACAATATGCCCAGAACCCGCTCCAAGCTTTTGCGATTTGGAAGGGCGGAATTGCCATTCATGGTGCCATTTTAGGCGGTATTGTAGCGGCGATTATTTTTGCCCGTATCCAAAAAATCTCTGTCTGGCTATTAGCCGACCTAGTCGTCCCTTCTCTTATTTTGGGTCAGGCGATCGGGCGTTGGGGTAACTTCTTTAATTCCGAAGCCTTTGGGCGTCCCACCGATTTACCCTGGAAGCTGTATATTCCGCCCCAACAGCGCCCCCTAGAGTTCATTAATTATGACTATTTCCATCCTACTTTTCTCTACGAATCCCTTTGGAACTTGATGGTTTTTGCCATACTCATGACGCTGTTCTTTCGGGATTTAAAACGCAAACCCCATCTCAAGGTCGGCACTTTAGCTCTGGTTTACATGGTGGCTTATAGTCTCGGTCGATTCTGGATTGAGGGACTGCGGACGGATAGCCTGATGATTGGCCCCCTACGCATGGCTCAAATCATTAGTTTAGTAGAGATCACTCTTGGTCTGCTCGGTCTAGCATGGTTATATCTCAGGCGTCGTTCCCTGCCGGATGTTGTCTCCGTTGACAATCGGCAGTGGGATACTCGCTCTGATGTTTAG
- a CDS encoding Hsp70 family protein — protein MAIAIDFGTSNTVITRWNAATQQPETLNLPGLSLKLGDNPPLIPSLLYIEDASQGKVLVGQEVRDKGLDLTNDPRFFRSFKRGIGADIQGFLPELDEKVVRFEQVGQWFLSQIIEQLKSTQDATLDSLILTVPVDSFEAYRHWLSGVCQSLPVEQVRILDEPTAAALGYGIADGQTLLVVDFGGGTLDLSLVQLNQEAQVGKKPLGFILKWGEKLLGESSGQKVKIARVLSKAGQNLGGSDIDNWLVDYFAETQGLTRSPLTTRLAERLKIQLSEKQSATEVYFNDETFESYELKLDRQMFETILKEHQFFEILDDMMEQLLQQGRRTGIDVSDIDAVLLVGGTVKIPAVQDWVKNYFDASKIRCEKPFEAIAQGALQLAQGIEIQDFLYHSYGIRYWDRRNNCHNWHSIIKAGQAYPMSEPVELLLGASVDNQPSIELIVGELGAQAGATEVYFDGDRLVTRQIGGGQTTVQPLNDRDGARTIAQLTPAGNPGRDRIKIQFWVDAGRSLRINVEDLLTNQPLLQNQIVAQLS, from the coding sequence ATGGCGATTGCAATTGATTTTGGCACAAGCAACACTGTAATCACACGCTGGAATGCCGCAACCCAGCAACCCGAAACCCTCAACCTACCAGGACTGTCGCTGAAATTAGGGGACAATCCTCCATTAATCCCCAGTTTGCTCTATATAGAAGATGCAAGTCAGGGTAAGGTCTTGGTTGGGCAAGAAGTACGCGACAAGGGACTCGATCTCACCAATGACCCCCGCTTCTTTCGCAGCTTTAAACGGGGAATTGGTGCCGACATTCAAGGCTTCTTGCCCGAACTGGATGAGAAAGTTGTCAGATTTGAGCAAGTTGGGCAGTGGTTCCTCAGTCAGATTATTGAACAACTGAAATCCACTCAGGACGCTACCCTGGACTCCTTAATTCTCACCGTGCCGGTGGATAGCTTTGAAGCCTATCGCCATTGGTTGAGTGGCGTTTGCCAATCCCTGCCAGTGGAGCAAGTCCGCATTTTAGATGAACCCACGGCGGCAGCTTTGGGCTATGGCATTGCCGATGGGCAAACCCTGCTCGTGGTTGACTTTGGCGGTGGCACTTTAGATTTATCTCTGGTGCAACTCAATCAGGAAGCTCAAGTGGGTAAAAAGCCCTTAGGTTTTATTCTCAAGTGGGGTGAGAAGCTATTAGGAGAAAGTTCGGGACAGAAGGTGAAAATAGCCCGTGTTCTCTCCAAAGCGGGGCAAAACTTGGGTGGATCGGATATTGATAACTGGCTGGTGGATTACTTTGCCGAAACTCAAGGGTTGACGCGATCTCCCCTGACAACTCGACTCGCCGAACGCCTGAAGATCCAGCTTTCTGAGAAGCAATCCGCGACGGAAGTCTATTTCAACGATGAAACCTTCGAGAGTTACGAACTCAAACTTGATCGCCAAATGTTTGAAACCATCTTGAAAGAACACCAGTTTTTTGAGATACTGGACGACATGATGGAGCAATTGTTGCAACAAGGGCGTCGGACTGGGATAGATGTGTCCGATATCGATGCAGTTCTATTAGTCGGTGGCACGGTTAAAATTCCCGCCGTTCAAGATTGGGTCAAGAATTACTTCGACGCGAGTAAAATTCGTTGCGAGAAACCCTTTGAAGCGATCGCCCAAGGCGCACTTCAGCTCGCACAAGGGATTGAAATTCAGGATTTCCTTTATCACAGTTACGGTATTCGTTATTGGGATAGGCGTAACAACTGCCATAACTGGCATTCGATTATCAAAGCCGGACAGGCTTATCCGATGAGTGAGCCTGTGGAACTGCTTTTGGGCGCATCGGTAGACAACCAACCGAGCATTGAACTGATTGTTGGCGAGTTGGGGGCGCAGGCAGGGGCAACGGAAGTGTATTTTGATGGCGATCGCTTAGTAACTCGTCAAATTGGTGGAGGACAAACAACTGTACAACCCCTCAACGACCGCGATGGAGCGAGAACCATTGCTCAACTGACTCCTGCGGGAAATCCAGGACGCGATCGCATTAAAATTCAGTTTTGGGTGGATGCTGGACGTTCACTACGAATTAATGTTGAGGATTTACTGACCAATCAACCTTTATTACAGAATCAAATAGTCGCGCAGTTGAGTTAA